In a single window of the Populus alba chromosome 16, ASM523922v2, whole genome shotgun sequence genome:
- the LOC118039328 gene encoding receptor-like protein 54 has product MRMIFLFLLSLFHLRACYSSPSMQPLCHDDESHALLQLKESLVINESASYEPSAYPKVASWKADGERGDCCSWDGVECDGDSGHVIGLHLSSSCLYGSIDSNSSLFHLVQLRRLNLADNDFNNSEIPSEIRNLSRLFDLDLSMSGFFGVIPSSLGNLTKLNSLDLSYNFFSGKIPPSLVNLLQLTDLSLSSNNFGSGTLDWLGNLTKLSFVGLRETNSYGNIPSSLRNLTQLTVLALRGNKLTGQIPSWIGNHTQLTALKLGVNEQHGPIPKSIYRLQNLEELDLAFNFFSGTLDLNLLLKFRNLFLLQLSHNNLSLLNSNNATIPLPKLEVLLLSGCNLGEFPSFLRDQNHLELLFFADNELVGHIPKWFMNMSTITLEHLYLAGNLLTGFEQSFDVLPWNNLRSLDLSSNKFQGSLPIPPPAIYEYNVSNNKLNGKIPEVICNLTSLSVLDLSNNNLSGKLPPCLGIKSSTASVLNLRNNSFRGDIPDTFTSGCSLRIVDFGQNKLEGKIPKSLANCTKLEILNLEQNKINCVFPSWLGVLPDLRVMILRSNALHGMIGKPETNVEFPRLQIVDLSNNSFKGKLPLEYFRNWTAMQNVHNEHLIYMQANISFQTSHHVIENWYEYSMTMTNKGVMILYEKIQDSLTAINFSSNGFEGGIPEVLGDLKALHLLNLSNNFLRGGIPSSLSNLKEIESLDLSLNKLSGEIPGELAQLTFLEVFNVSHNFLSGPIPRGNQFGTFDNTSFDANPGLCGEPLSKECGNGEDSPPAAKEDEGSGFPLEFGWK; this is encoded by the coding sequence ATGCGGATGATTTTCCTCTTTTTGCTGTCTTTGTTTCATCTTAGAGCTTGTTATTCTTCTCCTTCCATGCAGCCTCTATGCCATGATGACGAGAGTCATGCCTTGTTGCAGCTCAAGGAAAGCCTTGTCATTAATGAGTCTGCTTCTTATGAGCCTTCTGCCTATCCTAAGGTTGCATCATGGAAAGCTGATGGAGAAAGAGGTGATTGCTGCTCATGGGATGGTGTTGAATGTGACGGAGACTCTGGTCATGTGATCGGCCTTCACCTCAGTAGCAGCTGCCTTTATGGCTCCATCGACTCCAATAGCAGCCTCTTCCACCTTGTTCAGCTCAGAAGGCTGAATCTTGCCGACAACGACTTCAACAACTCTGAAATCCCTTCCGAGATTCGAAATCTCTCAAGGCTGTTTGATCTAGATCTCTCAATGTCTGGCTTTTTTGGGGTGATACCATCTTCACTTGGTAATCTTACAAAACTGAACTCTCTAGACCTTTCTTATAACTTTTTCTCTGGGAAAATCCCTCCTTCTTTGGTCAACCTTCTTCAACTTACTGACCTGTCGCTTTCTTCCAACAATTTCGGTTCTGGTACCTTAGATTGGCTTGGTAATCTAACCAAACTCAGTTTTGTAGGCTTGAGAGAAACCAATTCATATGGTAACATTCCATCCTCTCTTAGAAACTTGACTCAGCTCACCGTCTTGGCGCTTCGAGGAAATAAATTAACTGGTCAAATTCCATCTTGGATAGGAAACCATACCCAATTAACCGCACTAAAACTTGGTGTCAACGAACAGCACGGTCCGATTCCTAagtctatttataggcttcaaAATCTTGAAGAACTTGACCTagcatttaatttctttagtgGTACTTTGGATTTGAACCTTCTTCTTAAGTTCAGAAACCTTTTTTTACTCCAATTATCGCATAACAATCTATCTCTGCTTAATAGCAACAATGCTACCATTCCTCTGCCAAAACTTGAAGTATTGTTGTTAAGTGGATGCAATCTAGGTGAATTTCCCAGTTTCTTGCGTGATCAAAACCATTTagagcttttattttttgccgATAACGAGCTTGTGGGCCACATACCCAAATGGTTTATGAACATGAGTACCATAACCCTCGAGCATCTATATCTGGCGGGCAACCTTCTAACTGGTTTTGAGCAATCCTTCGACGTTCTTCCATGGAATAATCTACGCTCACTGGATCTTAGTTCAAACAAGTTCCAAGGATCCCTCCCAATTCCACCACCAGCAATCTATGAATATAACGTCTCgaacaacaaattaaatggaaaaatcCCAGAAGTTATTTGCAATCTGACGTCGCTTTCTGTCcttgatttgtcaaataacaatttgaGTGGCAAACTTCCGCCGTGCTTGGGCATTAAAAGCAGCACTGCTTCAGTTCTGAATCTGCGCAACAATAGTTTCAGGGGTGATATTCCCGACACCTTCACAAGTGGCTGCTCATTGAGGATCGTTGATTTCGGTCAAAACAAACTAGAGGGGAAGATACCAAAATCATTAGCCAATTGCACCAAGCTAGAGATTCTCAATCttgaacaaaataagataaattgcgTCTTTCCCTCTTGGTTGGGTGTTCTTCCTGATTTGAGGGTTATGATTTTGAGATCTAATGCGCTACATGGTATGATTGGGAAACCTGAAACCAACGTTGAATTTCCGAGGTTACAGATTGTTGACCTCTCCAACAACAGTTTTAAGGGTAAGTTGCCACTTGAATATTTCCGAAATTGGACTGCCATGCAAAATGTCCATAATGAGCACTTGATTTACATGCAAGCAAACATAAGTTTTCAAACATCGCATCATGTAATCGAAAATTGGTATGAGTACTCGATGACAATGACAAACAAAGGTGTGATGATCTTATATGAGAAGATCCAAGATAGTCTTACTGCTATCAATTTCTCAAGTAATGGTTTTGAAGGAGGAATCCCAGAGGTCCTCGGAGATCTCAAAGCACTTCATTTGCTCAATCTCTCCAACAACTTTCTCAGGGGTGGCATCCCTTCATCATTGTCCAACTTGAAAGAGATTGAATCGTTGGACCTTTCTCTGAACAAACTCTCGGGAGAGATTCCTGGCGAACTTGCACAGCTCACCTTCCTCGAGGTCTTCAATGTGTCTCACAATTTTCTCTCAGGTCCGATACCACGAGGAAACCAATTCGGAACATTTGACAACACTTCATTTGATGCAAATCCAGGATTGTGTGGGGAGCCGTTGTCAAAAGAATGTGGAAATGGTGAGGACTCGCCGCCAGCGGCTAAAGAAGATGAGGGCTCGGGATTTCCACTTGAATTTGGTTGGAAGTGA